One Balearica regulorum gibbericeps isolate bBalReg1 unplaced genomic scaffold, bBalReg1.pri scaffold_57_arrow_ctg1, whole genome shotgun sequence DNA segment encodes these proteins:
- the LOC104635845 gene encoding LOW QUALITY PROTEIN: uncharacterized protein LOC104635845 (The sequence of the model RefSeq protein was modified relative to this genomic sequence to represent the inferred CDS: deleted 2 bases in 2 codons; substituted 1 base at 1 genomic stop codon), whose protein sequence is MSNSSSITQFLLLAFTDIRELQLLHFWLFLGIYLAALLGNGLIITAIACDSHLHTPMYFFLLNLSLLDLGCVSTTLPKSMANSLWDTRSISYPGCAAEVFFLFFLSSAEYFLLTVMVYDHYIAICQPLHYRTLLSSRACAHMAAAAWGTGFLHALLHTANTFSLPLCHGNAVDQFFCEIPQIPKLSCSDAYLREVGLLAVSVSLAFGCFVFIVVSYVQIFRAVLRIPSEQGRHKAFSTCLPHLAVVSLLISTGMVAYLKPPTSISSPSLDLAMAVLYSVVPPAMNPLIYSMRNQEHKDAVWKLMTGXFPEAINCSSSAYHSLGVYVMVDGPSASSKSLWFGLLCIGKMPQRKGLGNHTVGSGFILLGFSDHSSLQGLCFTIFLLIYLVVLTGNSLIALITVLDSSLHSPMYFFLRNLSFLEICYTSVTLPKMLVGFLMEDGRISFLGCAAQLYFLVLLGSIECLLLAAMAYDRYIAICDPLHYTLIMSRGVCIRLLVGSWVVVIPVQVGQTYQVFTLPFCASRDLHHFFCDVPPLLELACADTFWNQVMLYTIILVFAILPFSFIVISYMKIIRAILKIPSVLGRHKAFSTCSSHLGVVTLFYGSATVIYLKRRSRDSVDPDRYLALFYTIVTPMFNPVIYSLRNKEVRIALKSLLWTK, encoded by the exons atgtccaacagcagctccatcacccagttcctcctcctggcattcACAGACATacgggagctgcagctcttgcacttctggctcttcctgggcatctacctggctgccctcctgggaAACGGCCTCATCATCACTGCAATAGCCTGTGACAgccacctccacacccccatgtacttcttcctcctcaacctctccctccttgACCTAGGCTGCGTCTCTACTACTCTCCCCAAATCCATGGCCAATTCCCTCTGGGACACCAGAAGCATCTCCTACCCTGGATGTGCTGCAgaggtcttttttcttttcttcttgagctcagcagagtattttctcctcacTGTCATGGTCTACGACCACTACATTGCCATCTGCCAACCTCTGCACTACAGGACCCTCctgagcagcagagcttgtgcccacatggcagcagctgcctggggcactGGGTTTCTCCATGCTCTGCTGCACACGGCCAATACA TTTTCCCTACCCCTCTGCCACGGCAATGCTGTAgaccagttcttctgtgaaatcccccagatccccaagctctcctgctcagacGCCTACCTCAGGGAAGTTGGGCTTCTTGCGGTTAGTGTCTCTTTAGcctttgggtgttttgttttcattgtggtgtcctatgtgcagatcttcagggccgtgctgaggatcccttctgagcagggacggcacaaagccttttccacgtgcctccctcacctggccgtGGTCTCCCTGTTGATCAGCACTGGCATGGTTGCCTACCTGAAGCCCCCcacctccatctcctctccatccctggatCTGGCAATGGCAGTTCTGTACTCAGTGGTGCCTCCAGCCATGAAc cccctcatctacagcatgaggaaccaggagCACAAGGATGCAGTGTGGAAACTGATGACTGGATGATTTCCAGAAGCAATAAACTGTTCATCATCTGCATATCACTC GCTTGGAGTGTACGTGATGGTGGACGGGCCATCAGCATCCTCTAAGAGCCTGTGGTTTGGCTTGCTCTGCATAGGGAAAATGCCCCAAAGAAAAGGCTTGGGGAACCACACCGTTGGATCTGGATTCATTCTCCTGGGATTTTCTGACCACTCCAGCCTGCAGGGCCTGTGCTTCACCATATTCCTGCTCATCTACCTCGTGGTTCTCACAGGGAACAGCCTGATTGCACTCATCACAGTGCTGGACTCAAGCCTCCACAGCCCCATGTATTTCTTCCTGAGGAACCTGTCCTTCCTGGAGATCTGCTACACGTCAGTCACTCTGCCAAAAATGCTGGTGGGTTTCCTGATGGAAGATGGCAGGATCTCCTTCCTTGGCTGTGCTGCCCAGCTctatttcctggttttgttggGCAGCATCGAATGCCTTCTCCTGGCTGCCATGGCCTATGACCGCTACATAGCCATCTGTGACCCCCTGCACTACACCCTCATCATGAGCAGGGGTGTCTGCATCAGACTGCTGGTGGGGTCGTGGGTGGTCGTCATACCAGTGCAAGTAGGACAGACCTACCAGGTGTTCACTTTGCCCTTCTGTGCATCCCGGGACCTTCACCACTTTTTCTGTGATGTCCCCCCTCTGCTGGAACTGGCCTGTGCAGACACTTTCTGGAACCAAGTGATGCTGTACACCATCATCCTGGTATTTGCgatccttcccttctccttcatAGTTATTTCTTACATGAAAATTATCAGGGCAATTCTGAAAATACCTTCAGTTCTGGGCAgacacaaagccttttccacctGCTCTTCACACCTCGGGGTGGTGACGCTCTTCTATGGCTCAGCCACGGTCATCTACTTAAAGCGACGGTCAAGGGATTCTGTCGACCCTGACAGGTACCTTGCCCTGTTTTACACAATTGTGACCCCCATGTTTAACCCTGTCATCTATAGCCTGAGGAACAAGGAAGTGAGAATTGCCTTGAAGAGCCTCCTATGGACAAAGTGA